Proteins encoded by one window of Blautia luti:
- a CDS encoding aspartate kinase, giving the protein MKKIVKFGGSSLANAQQFEKVGEIIRSDESRRYVVPSAPGKRFDGDTKVTDLLYKCYNIAVQGEDFGSVLQEIKERYYEIIRGLKLDLSLEEEFAQIEKDFKAQAGSDYAASRGEFLNGKVMAAYLGYEFVDAATVIRFDKNGNFDADKTDKLLSKRLAKCERAVIPGFYGAYEDGTVKTFSRGGSDVTGSLVAKAIKADLYENWTDVSGFLVTDPRIVENPAVIETITYRELRELSYMGATVLHEDAIFPVRKEGIPINIKNTNKPEDKGTFIVESTCKKPKYTITGIAGKKGFCSINIEKSMMNSEVGFGRKVLQVFEDQGISFEHIPSGIDTLTVYVHQDEFEEKEQQVIAGIHRAVQPDFVEMESDLALIAVVGRGMKSQRGTAGRIFSALAHANVNVKMIDQGSSELNIIIGVENRDFETAVKAIYDIFVLTQI; this is encoded by the coding sequence ATGAAGAAAATTGTAAAATTCGGAGGAAGTTCTCTGGCAAATGCACAGCAGTTTGAGAAGGTAGGAGAGATCATCAGAAGTGATGAGAGCAGACGTTACGTGGTTCCGTCCGCACCTGGAAAGAGATTTGACGGAGATACCAAAGTTACCGATTTACTTTATAAATGCTATAACATCGCAGTACAGGGCGAAGATTTCGGATCTGTTTTACAGGAGATCAAAGAGAGATACTACGAGATCATCCGTGGCCTGAAACTGGACCTTTCTTTAGAGGAAGAATTTGCACAGATTGAAAAAGATTTCAAAGCGCAGGCAGGTTCTGACTATGCTGCATCCAGAGGCGAGTTCCTCAATGGTAAAGTAATGGCAGCTTACCTTGGCTATGAATTTGTAGACGCAGCAACCGTGATCCGTTTCGATAAGAACGGAAACTTTGATGCAGACAAAACAGACAAGCTTCTTTCCAAGAGACTTGCCAAATGTGAACGTGCCGTAATCCCGGGATTCTACGGTGCATATGAAGACGGAACCGTTAAGACATTCTCCAGAGGTGGTTCTGATGTAACAGGTTCTCTTGTTGCAAAAGCAATCAAAGCAGATCTCTATGAGAACTGGACAGACGTTTCCGGTTTCCTTGTAACAGACCCGAGAATCGTAGAGAATCCGGCTGTGATCGAGACGATCACATACAGAGAACTTCGTGAGCTTTCTTACATGGGTGCAACTGTTCTTCATGAAGATGCGATCTTCCCTGTTCGTAAAGAGGGAATCCCGATCAACATCAAGAATACAAATAAACCGGAAGATAAAGGTACTTTCATCGTAGAGAGCACATGCAAGAAACCGAAATATACAATTACCGGTATTGCAGGAAAGAAAGGTTTCTGCTCCATCAATATTGAGAAATCCATGATGAACAGTGAAGTTGGTTTCGGACGTAAAGTTCTGCAGGTATTCGAAGACCAGGGAATCAGCTTTGAGCATATCCCATCCGGAATCGATACATTGACTGTATATGTACATCAGGATGAATTTGAAGAAAAAGAACAACAGGTAATCGCAGGAATCCACCGTGCAGTACAGCCGGATTTCGTAGAAATGGAATCTGACCTTGCACTGATCGCAGTTGTAGGACGCGGCATGAAATCCCAGAGAGGTACAGCAGGCAGAATCTTCTCTGCACTTGCTCATGCAAATGTAAACGTTAAGATGATCGACCAGGGATCCAGTGAGCTGAATATCATCATCGGTGTTGAGAACAGAGATTTCGAAACTGCTGTAAAAGCAATTTATGATATCTTTGTACTTACTCAGATCTGA
- a CDS encoding ATP-dependent DNA helicase → MEKPAVRISVRNLVEFILRSGDLDNRRGAGDKEAMLKGSRLHRKIQSRMGSEYRAEVSMKLESEYEDVRIIVEGRADGIFTEDDQVWIDEIKGVYADIEKMEEPVAVHKAQAKCYAWICARDQGLERAGVQMTYGNLDTEEIRRFREIYTAEELRDWYQGLLDAYHKWIAYQIAWKKERNSSMEGLEFPFAYREGQRKIVTSVYHSISAGKQIFIQAPTGVGKTMSTIFPAVRAVGEGLGENIFYLTAKTITRTVAEEAFQILSRHGLKFKVITITAKEKLCFCEKPECNPEKCLYARGHFDRINNAVYELWTGADRYDRETLLAAAQKWQVCPFELCLDLAVWTDSVICDYNYVFDPNVYLKRFFGEGTSGKYIFLIDEAHNLVDRGREMYSAMVSRSDVLEAKKLAAGYSKGLVRALEKVNRQLLALEKECEGYKILENPGAVSLSMLQVMGEMDKLLEELHGEELPETLLEFYFCVRDFLNIEELLDENYVVYTEKDEQDKVCMRLFCVNPAENLGRCLEKGKSAVFFSATLLPMDYYKTLLSSRKDDYGIYIPSPFQQEKRCILTGCDVSSRYTRRGYEEYRRIASYIARMVWAKRGNYMVFFPSYKFMEDVREVYENEFSAEWVHCITQSSGMNEKEKEEFLEEFARSEGTLVGFCVMGGIFSEGIDLMGEKLIGAIIVGTGLPQIGIQREILRQYYDRKGTDGFDYAYRYPGMNKVLQSAGRVIRTQEDIGAILLLDERFRDREYSRLFPAEWSDRRNCTLRTVESELKQFWERSGSQAGK, encoded by the coding sequence ATGGAGAAACCGGCGGTCCGTATTTCCGTCAGGAATCTGGTGGAATTTATATTGAGAAGCGGGGATCTTGACAACCGGAGAGGTGCCGGGGATAAAGAAGCCATGTTAAAAGGCAGCAGGCTTCACAGAAAAATACAAAGCCGGATGGGCAGTGAATACAGAGCTGAAGTTTCCATGAAATTGGAAAGTGAATACGAGGATGTCCGCATTATCGTAGAGGGGCGGGCAGATGGAATATTCACAGAGGATGACCAGGTCTGGATCGACGAGATCAAAGGAGTCTATGCAGATATAGAAAAAATGGAAGAACCTGTAGCTGTGCATAAAGCCCAGGCGAAGTGCTATGCGTGGATCTGCGCCAGGGATCAGGGACTGGAACGTGCAGGTGTACAGATGACCTATGGAAATCTGGATACAGAAGAGATCCGCCGTTTCCGGGAGATCTATACAGCAGAAGAATTAAGAGACTGGTATCAGGGATTGCTGGATGCTTATCACAAGTGGATTGCCTATCAGATCGCATGGAAAAAAGAAAGAAACAGCTCCATGGAAGGGCTGGAGTTTCCGTTTGCCTACAGAGAAGGCCAGCGAAAGATCGTTACCAGTGTCTACCACAGCATATCTGCAGGAAAACAGATCTTTATTCAGGCACCTACAGGAGTAGGAAAAACCATGTCGACCATATTTCCGGCAGTGAGGGCTGTGGGAGAAGGTCTTGGCGAAAATATTTTTTATCTCACAGCGAAAACCATCACCAGGACAGTGGCAGAGGAAGCTTTTCAGATATTGAGCAGGCATGGGCTGAAATTTAAAGTTATTACAATCACGGCGAAAGAGAAATTATGCTTCTGTGAGAAACCGGAATGTAATCCTGAGAAATGTCTCTATGCCAGAGGACACTTCGACAGGATCAATAATGCTGTGTATGAATTGTGGACGGGGGCTGACAGATATGACAGGGAAACACTTCTGGCAGCTGCACAGAAGTGGCAGGTCTGCCCTTTTGAACTGTGCCTGGATCTGGCAGTCTGGACGGACAGTGTGATCTGTGATTACAATTATGTATTTGATCCCAATGTATACCTGAAACGCTTTTTCGGAGAAGGGACTTCCGGAAAGTATATTTTCCTGATCGATGAGGCACATAATCTGGTGGACAGGGGCAGAGAAATGTATAGTGCCATGGTATCCAGATCAGATGTGCTGGAGGCAAAAAAGCTGGCAGCAGGATACAGCAAAGGTCTGGTGAGAGCACTGGAAAAGGTAAACAGACAGCTCCTTGCACTGGAAAAAGAATGTGAAGGATACAAGATCCTGGAGAATCCCGGGGCAGTCTCCTTAAGTATGCTTCAGGTGATGGGGGAGATGGATAAACTTCTGGAAGAACTTCACGGAGAAGAGCTGCCGGAAACTCTGCTGGAATTTTATTTTTGTGTAAGGGATTTTCTGAATATTGAGGAGCTGCTGGATGAGAATTATGTAGTATATACAGAGAAGGATGAGCAGGATAAGGTATGTATGAGACTTTTCTGTGTGAATCCAGCAGAAAATCTTGGCAGATGCCTGGAAAAAGGGAAAAGCGCTGTGTTTTTTTCTGCAACCCTTCTTCCTATGGATTATTACAAAACCCTCCTGAGTTCCAGAAAAGATGATTACGGGATCTATATCCCCTCCCCTTTTCAGCAGGAAAAACGGTGCATTCTCACAGGCTGTGATGTAAGCAGCCGGTATACCAGAAGAGGATACGAAGAATACCGCAGGATCGCCTCGTATATTGCCAGAATGGTCTGGGCTAAAAGGGGAAATTATATGGTATTTTTTCCCTCGTACAAATTCATGGAGGATGTCCGTGAAGTGTATGAGAATGAGTTTTCGGCAGAGTGGGTGCACTGCATTACCCAGAGTTCAGGCATGAATGAAAAGGAAAAAGAAGAATTTCTGGAGGAGTTTGCCCGGTCAGAGGGAACGCTGGTGGGATTCTGTGTAATGGGAGGAATTTTTTCCGAAGGGATCGATCTGATGGGAGAGAAGCTGATCGGTGCCATCATTGTGGGAACAGGACTTCCCCAGATCGGAATCCAGAGGGAAATCCTCAGACAGTATTATGACAGAAAAGGAACGGATGGTTTTGACTATGCGTATCGTTATCCAGGCATGAACAAAGTGCTACAGTCGGCAGGAAGGGTGATCCGAACGCAGGAGGATATAGGCGCGATTTTGCTTCTGGATGAACGGTTCCGGGACAGGGAATACAGCAGACTGTTTCCGGCAGAGTGGTCTGACCGCAGAAACTGCACCCTGAGAACTGTGGAAAGTGAGCTGAAACAGTTCTGGGAAAGAAGTGGCAGCCAGGCTGGAAAATAA
- a CDS encoding serine hydrolase, with the protein MKHKRMPVVPVGTLILAGISCVSVQAAQQSMSSVTEQAQIQPIEDGSGKYMMKSDGFYCLDINGGRSTTAEIHYFDDFEIDGTVFNGYYYHDADGKFKACSSHMKHLKSVQAYENQEEEKLDGFYFVNNLGKLSAAPQVRYIDNLILDGTSLNGYYYFDETGKMVMDPGIHYLEMDCYTQHFDGSYYFGGTNGALLQESTTTADGFEVDETGKVVNLDEMGIENLKSQLEKMISDYTGTWSIYVKDLDKNKEVVINDQPLYSASLIKAFVMAETYENLEQVKKDEGKKLNVTDEKTIDVKVNDLLWNMITVSDNESHNELVKLQTDALDFKKGAELINEWLKKEGYTETTVQHTLHPSASAKESLGGRSTTSVKDCGTLLEKIYKEECVSKEASGEMLNLLSNQEEVWKIPQGLPSGIRSANKTGETDQDQHDIAIVYGEKTTYILCIMSENCPEGTAVTNIQNLSRMVYNYLNLQG; encoded by the coding sequence ATGAAACACAAAAGAATGCCAGTGGTGCCAGTGGGGACGTTGATTTTGGCTGGAATATCGTGTGTCAGTGTCCAGGCAGCACAGCAGAGCATGTCTTCAGTAACAGAACAGGCACAGATCCAGCCAATAGAAGACGGCAGCGGAAAATATATGATGAAAAGTGATGGCTTCTACTGTCTGGATATTAATGGGGGCAGAAGCACAACAGCAGAAATTCATTATTTTGATGATTTTGAAATAGATGGAACGGTGTTTAACGGTTACTATTACCATGATGCAGATGGCAAATTCAAGGCTTGCAGTTCCCACATGAAGCATCTGAAAAGTGTTCAGGCTTATGAAAATCAGGAAGAGGAAAAGCTGGACGGTTTTTACTTTGTCAACAATTTGGGAAAGCTCAGCGCAGCACCGCAGGTACGGTATATTGACAATCTGATTCTGGACGGGACTTCTTTGAACGGATATTACTATTTCGATGAAACAGGGAAGATGGTAATGGATCCGGGAATCCATTATCTGGAGATGGACTGTTATACACAGCATTTCGACGGAAGCTATTATTTCGGCGGGACGAATGGTGCACTGCTTCAGGAAAGCACCACTACTGCGGATGGATTTGAGGTGGACGAAACAGGTAAGGTGGTTAATCTGGATGAAATGGGAATTGAGAACCTGAAGTCCCAGCTTGAGAAAATGATCTCTGATTATACGGGAACCTGGAGCATTTATGTAAAGGACCTGGATAAGAATAAAGAGGTGGTGATCAATGACCAGCCGCTGTATTCTGCAAGTCTGATCAAGGCCTTTGTCATGGCAGAAACCTATGAGAATCTGGAACAGGTAAAGAAAGATGAAGGAAAGAAGCTGAATGTCACAGACGAAAAGACGATTGATGTGAAAGTAAACGATCTTCTCTGGAATATGATCACAGTCAGCGATAATGAATCTCATAATGAACTGGTAAAACTTCAGACAGATGCGCTGGACTTCAAAAAAGGCGCAGAGCTGATCAATGAATGGCTGAAAAAAGAGGGATATACGGAAACTACCGTACAGCATACCCTGCATCCATCTGCCTCTGCCAAGGAGAGTCTGGGAGGAAGAAGCACCACATCTGTAAAGGACTGCGGTACACTTCTGGAGAAAATATATAAAGAAGAATGTGTCAGCAAAGAGGCTTCCGGGGAGATGCTGAACCTTCTTTCCAATCAGGAGGAAGTGTGGAAGATTCCCCAGGGACTGCCGTCAGGAATCCGGTCAGCCAATAAAACGGGAGAGACCGATCAGGATCAGCATGACATTGCGATCGTATACGGAGAAAAGACGACATATATCCTGTGTATCATGTCTGAAAACTGTCCGGAAGGCACAGCAGTTACCAATATTCAAAATCTGTCCAGAATGGTCTATAATTATCTTAATTTACAGGGATAA
- a CDS encoding sn-glycerol-1-phosphate dehydrogenase produces the protein MRVDADDFARPCSCGREHQIAVKEILIEAGALEKLEEEMSEGMLREYISPLVICDTNTYAATEELMEDIYDRCQVLVLDAEGLQADRQAIRIVENNMEEDIDLILAVGAGTIHDISRYVAHAYKIPFISVPTAASGDGFVTTVATMISDGVKKTVPSVAPICVYADTDIFSKAPQRLTAAGISDLMGKYICLADWKIASLVTGEYLCRETVKLEEKALKTVRSSIQDITEGEEDECEQLMYALILSGLAMQMIGSSRPASCAEHQVTHLWDMEVINGPLDALHGEKVSVATLLVLEEYKRIAAAITQGRCHVKPYKNEDEKLLEETFGKKGVLEEIKKENEPELLESISPKHLEECLDGIAEIIDELPNEQDMFHLLEKAGCAKTVYDIGLDEAAVLPSLRLAPYTRRRLSLLRISKMLEIRGE, from the coding sequence ATGCGAGTTGATGCGGACGATTTTGCCCGACCTTGCAGCTGCGGCAGGGAACACCAGATTGCAGTGAAAGAGATTTTGATAGAAGCCGGAGCATTAGAGAAGCTTGAAGAAGAGATGTCAGAGGGGATGCTCAGAGAATACATATCTCCGCTGGTCATCTGCGACACCAATACCTATGCAGCAACAGAGGAACTCATGGAGGATATCTATGACAGATGCCAGGTACTGGTCCTGGATGCAGAGGGGCTTCAGGCAGACAGACAGGCGATACGGATTGTGGAGAATAACATGGAGGAGGATATCGATCTGATCCTTGCAGTAGGGGCAGGTACGATCCACGATATCAGCCGTTATGTTGCGCACGCATATAAAATACCTTTCATTTCGGTGCCTACCGCAGCAAGTGGAGATGGATTTGTAACAACAGTAGCGACGATGATCTCAGATGGAGTGAAGAAGACGGTGCCGTCCGTAGCTCCCATCTGTGTATACGCAGATACAGATATTTTTTCAAAAGCACCCCAGCGTCTTACGGCAGCGGGGATTTCAGATCTGATGGGAAAATATATCTGCCTTGCAGACTGGAAGATCGCCAGCCTGGTCACCGGAGAATATTTATGCCGTGAGACAGTAAAACTGGAGGAGAAAGCACTGAAAACTGTCAGATCTTCCATTCAGGATATTACAGAGGGAGAGGAAGATGAATGTGAACAGCTTATGTACGCACTGATCCTTTCCGGACTTGCCATGCAGATGATTGGCAGTTCAAGACCAGCGTCCTGCGCAGAACACCAAGTTACACATTTATGGGACATGGAAGTGATCAATGGTCCTCTGGATGCACTCCACGGTGAGAAAGTTTCTGTAGCTACACTTCTTGTACTGGAAGAATACAAGCGTATCGCAGCAGCCATCACACAGGGACGTTGTCACGTGAAACCGTATAAGAATGAAGATGAGAAACTCCTGGAAGAAACCTTCGGAAAGAAAGGGGTTCTGGAGGAGATAAAGAAAGAAAATGAGCCGGAACTGCTGGAGTCCATTTCTCCGAAACATCTGGAAGAGTGTCTGGATGGGATCGCAGAGATCATTGATGAACTTCCCAATGAGCAGGATATGTTTCATCTGCTGGAGAAAGCAGGATGTGCGAAGACAGTCTATGATATCGGACTTGATGAAGCAGCTGTTCTGCCAAGCCTCCGACTTGCTCCTTATACAAGGAGAAGATTAAGTTTATTGAGAATCAGCAAAATGCTGGAAATCAGAGGAGAATAA
- the ispF gene encoding 2-C-methyl-D-erythritol 2,4-cyclodiphosphate synthase — protein MRVGMGYDVHRLTEGRDLILGGVKIDWEKGLLGHSDADVLIHAVMDALLGAAALGDIGKHFPDTDPAYKGISSILLLEHVTKLLREHHYEIGNIDATIIAQKPKMAPHIPQMRANMAKAMGIDESQLNIKATTEEKLGFTGREEGIASQAICLLNEVK, from the coding sequence ATGCGTGTTGGAATGGGATATGATGTACACAGACTGACAGAAGGCAGAGATTTGATCCTGGGCGGCGTAAAGATTGACTGGGAAAAGGGACTCCTGGGACATTCAGATGCGGATGTACTGATCCATGCAGTAATGGATGCACTTCTGGGAGCTGCTGCGTTGGGAGATATCGGGAAACATTTTCCGGATACAGACCCTGCATATAAAGGAATTTCCAGTATTCTGTTACTGGAGCATGTAACGAAGCTTTTGAGAGAGCATCATTACGAGATAGGAAATATAGATGCCACGATCATTGCGCAGAAGCCGAAGATGGCACCTCACATTCCACAGATGAGAGCCAACATGGCGAAAGCGATGGGAATCGATGAGTCTCAGCTGAATATCAAGGCAACTACAGAAGAGAAGCTGGGATTTACAGGAAGAGAAGAGGGAATCGCGTCTCAGGCGATCTGCCTTCTTAATGAAGTGAAATAA
- the cysS gene encoding cysteine--tRNA ligase — MKLFNTLTRRKEEFVPLEEGKVRMYVCGPTVYNLIHIGNARPMIIFDTVRRYMEYKGYEVNYVSNFTDVDDKIIKKAIEEGVSAQEISERYIAECKKDMDGMNVKPATTNPQATQEIDGMINMIQTLIDKGYAYPAADGTVYFRVKKFKEYGKLSHKNLDDLQSGFRSLQVSGEDQKEDPLDFVLWKPKKEGEPSWPSPWCDGRPGWHIECSVMAKKYLGDEIDIHAGGEDLIFPHHENEIAQSECCNDKIFAKYWMHNAFLNIDNRKMSKSLGNFRTVREISEQYDLQVLRFFMLNAHYRSPLNFSADLMEAAKNALERITDAAANLKDRKAAAQTEAATDADKELLAQSQEFVKKFEEAMDDDFNTADALAAIFELVKFANTNVSDTSSAEFAGALLDTMVKLCDVLGLKVEKKEEILDKEIEDLIAERQEARKAKNFARADEIRDELLAKGIILKDTREGVKWKRA, encoded by the coding sequence ATGAAACTTTTTAACACACTGACACGTAGAAAAGAAGAATTCGTACCTCTTGAAGAGGGAAAGGTTCGTATGTATGTCTGCGGCCCGACTGTTTACAACCTGATCCATATCGGAAATGCACGTCCGATGATCATCTTTGACACTGTACGCCGCTACATGGAATATAAAGGCTATGAAGTAAACTATGTTTCCAACTTCACAGATGTAGATGACAAGATCATCAAGAAAGCAATCGAAGAGGGCGTAAGTGCACAGGAGATTTCCGAGCGTTATATCGCAGAGTGTAAGAAAGATATGGACGGCATGAATGTAAAACCTGCCACAACCAATCCACAGGCTACACAGGAAATCGATGGAATGATCAACATGATCCAGACACTGATCGATAAAGGATATGCATATCCGGCAGCAGATGGTACTGTATATTTCAGAGTTAAGAAGTTCAAAGAATATGGCAAACTTTCCCACAAGAACCTGGATGATCTGCAGTCAGGTTTCCGTTCTCTGCAGGTATCCGGTGAAGACCAGAAAGAAGATCCGCTTGATTTCGTACTCTGGAAACCGAAGAAAGAAGGCGAACCGTCATGGCCGTCACCATGGTGCGACGGACGTCCGGGATGGCATATCGAATGCTCAGTTATGGCTAAGAAATATCTTGGCGATGAGATCGATATCCATGCAGGTGGAGAAGACCTGATCTTCCCTCATCATGAGAATGAGATCGCACAGAGCGAATGCTGCAACGACAAAATCTTTGCAAAATACTGGATGCACAATGCATTCTTAAATATTGATAACAGAAAAATGTCAAAGTCTCTGGGAAATTTCCGTACTGTCCGTGAGATCAGCGAGCAGTATGATCTGCAGGTACTTCGTTTCTTCATGCTGAATGCACATTACAGAAGTCCGCTGAACTTCAGCGCAGACCTGATGGAAGCTGCAAAGAACGCATTAGAGCGTATCACAGACGCTGCCGCAAACTTAAAAGACAGAAAAGCAGCAGCACAGACAGAAGCTGCAACAGATGCAGACAAAGAATTGCTTGCACAGTCACAGGAATTCGTAAAGAAATTCGAAGAAGCCATGGATGATGACTTCAACACAGCTGATGCATTGGCAGCAATCTTTGAACTGGTTAAATTTGCAAACACAAACGTATCTGATACAAGCTCTGCAGAATTTGCAGGCGCACTTCTTGATACAATGGTGAAATTATGCGATGTACTTGGCCTGAAAGTTGAGAAGAAAGAAGAAATTCTCGACAAAGAAATCGAAGACCTTATCGCAGAACGCCAGGAAGCAAGAAAAGCAAAGAACTTTGCAAGAGCTGATGAGATCAGAGATGAACTTCTGGCAAAGGGAATCATCCTTAAGGATACCCGTGAAGGAGTAAAATGGAAACGAGCTTAA
- a CDS encoding Mini-ribonuclease 3 — protein METSLNDMSETNELNEMNLGALKSLLNQAFHLEDKDLRTYSPLTLAYIGDGVYELVIRTILVKKGNCPVNQLHRKASSLVKAGTQSSMMEVIEPMLTEEEYSVYRRGRNAHSPTMAKHATMADYRRATGFEALMGYLYLKDDFSRIIELVRAGIGEDQI, from the coding sequence ATGGAAACGAGCTTAAATGATATGAGTGAAACCAATGAGCTTAATGAAATGAACTTAGGCGCTCTGAAAAGTCTGCTTAATCAGGCATTTCATCTGGAAGATAAGGATCTGAGAACGTATTCTCCACTGACTCTGGCCTATATCGGAGACGGTGTCTATGAACTGGTGATCCGCACGATCCTTGTAAAAAAAGGTAACTGTCCGGTCAATCAGCTTCACAGAAAAGCCAGCAGCCTGGTCAAGGCAGGAACCCAGTCTTCCATGATGGAAGTGATCGAGCCAATGCTCACAGAAGAGGAATACAGCGTTTACAGAAGAGGAAGAAACGCCCATTCTCCCACAATGGCAAAGCATGCAACTATGGCAGATTACCGCAGGGCAACAGGATTTGAAGCTCTGATGGGTTATTTATATTTAAAAGATGATTTCAGCAGGATCATAGAACTGGTCCGTGCAGGAATCGGAGAGGATCAGATATGA
- the rlmB gene encoding 23S rRNA (guanosine(2251)-2'-O)-methyltransferase RlmB — protein sequence MSEQIEGRNAVLEAFRSGKCVDKLFILDGCQDGPVRTIAREARKKDTIINYVAKERLDQLSETGAHQGVIAQVAAYEYASVEDILAKAKEKGEDPFIFILDNIEDPHNLGAIIRTANLAGAHGVIIPKRRAVGLTSTVAKTSAGALNYTPVAKVTNLGHTIDELKEQGMWFVCADMGGETMYNLNLTGPIGVVIGNEGEGVSRLIREKCDFVASIPMKGDIDSLNASVAAGVLGYEIVRQRLQKK from the coding sequence ATGAGTGAACAGATAGAAGGACGCAACGCAGTCCTGGAAGCCTTTCGTTCCGGTAAATGTGTAGATAAGCTGTTTATCCTGGATGGATGTCAGGATGGCCCGGTCCGCACAATCGCCAGAGAGGCAAGAAAAAAAGATACCATTATTAATTATGTGGCAAAAGAGCGTCTGGATCAGTTAAGCGAGACAGGGGCACACCAGGGCGTGATCGCTCAGGTGGCAGCCTACGAATATGCAAGCGTAGAGGATATCCTTGCGAAAGCAAAGGAAAAAGGGGAAGATCCGTTTATCTTTATCTTGGATAATATCGAAGATCCTCACAATCTCGGTGCGATCATCCGTACTGCAAACCTTGCAGGTGCACATGGTGTGATCATTCCGAAGAGAAGAGCAGTGGGTCTGACTTCCACAGTTGCCAAAACCTCTGCAGGTGCATTAAACTATACACCTGTTGCGAAAGTTACCAATCTGGGACATACTATCGATGAACTGAAAGAACAGGGTATGTGGTTTGTATGCGCAGATATGGGTGGCGAAACCATGTACAACCTCAATCTCACAGGCCCGATTGGTGTAGTGATCGGCAACGAAGGGGAAGGCGTAAGCAGACTGATCCGTGAGAAATGCGATTTCGTGGCATCTATTCCTATGAAAGGTGACATCGACTCCCTCAACGCATCAGTAGCAGCCGGCGTACTTGGCTATGAAATCGTTCGTCAGAGACTGCAGAAAAAATAG
- the sigH gene encoding RNA polymerase sporulation sigma factor SigH: MNPYDEISDEELILRFKNGESEILDYLMEKYKDMVRKKARAMFLIGGDNDDLIQEGMIGLFKAVRDYQPDKEASFQTFARMCVDRQIYNAIQNSNRQKHQPLNSYISLSQDPGESQDHLQDMWADNPESIIIDQENVRSLEQEITCTLSLMENQVLEYYLDGMGYSEIAALMKKTPKSIDNALQRIRTKIKEQLKSTNNTNNLKNLK, translated from the coding sequence ATGAATCCATATGATGAAATAAGTGATGAAGAACTGATCCTGCGTTTTAAAAACGGAGAATCAGAAATCCTGGACTACCTCATGGAAAAATATAAAGATATGGTGAGAAAAAAAGCACGTGCCATGTTTCTCATTGGCGGTGACAATGATGACCTGATCCAGGAAGGGATGATCGGGCTGTTTAAAGCAGTCCGTGACTATCAGCCGGATAAAGAAGCATCCTTTCAGACTTTTGCACGAATGTGCGTGGACCGTCAGATTTATAATGCAATCCAGAATTCCAACAGGCAGAAGCATCAGCCTCTCAATTCCTATATTTCACTGAGCCAGGATCCGGGGGAAAGCCAGGATCATCTGCAGGATATGTGGGCGGATAATCCGGAATCCATTATCATAGATCAGGAAAATGTCCGTAGCCTGGAACAGGAGATCACCTGTACATTAAGTCTAATGGAAAATCAGGTTCTGGAATATTATCTGGATGGAATGGGTTATTCAGAGATCGCAGCCCTTATGAAAAAAACACCCAAATCCATAGATAATGCCCTCCAGAGGATCCGAACCAAGATTAAAGAACAGCTGAAAAGTACAAACAATACAAATAATTTAAAAAATTTGAAATAG